From Streptomyces yatensis, one genomic window encodes:
- a CDS encoding phage tail sheath family protein has product MPSYLSPGVYVEEVESGSRPIEGVGTSVAAFIGFAQKGPFNEPTLITNWTQFTTVFGDFVEGTYLASSIYGFFANGGGICYVVRIGGAEEAEPGGERAGTAKEVASGPSAQLGPYVVRTLPGATGEITVEVADPEGDDPPQDVFALVVKRDGVVVETYPAVTTKRSKENVATQVRARSQLIRLEEPGKGAAPARPESQVVTLAASPGAGPGAGAAVVPDALSADSYVGDPDQRTGFGGLEAVEEITMVAAPDLMSAYQRGAVDLETVITVQRGLITHCEAMGDRIAILDPPPALSPRQIKTWREETTGFDSRYATLYYPWIKVFDPAVGRDAFVPPSGHIAGVWARNDETRGVHKAPANEVVRGAVALQTQITKGEHDLLNPIGLNCIRAFPGRGIRVWGARTLADDASWRYLNVRRLFNYLEESILAGTQWVVFEPNDDALWARIRRTISAFLVNEWRKGALFGLTPDEAFYVKCDRETNPPESIDAGQVICEVGVAPVKPAEFVVFRLAQLSAGTGAVDE; this is encoded by the coding sequence ATGCCGTCGTACTTGTCCCCGGGTGTCTACGTCGAAGAGGTGGAATCCGGGTCGCGGCCGATCGAGGGGGTCGGGACCTCGGTCGCCGCCTTCATCGGGTTCGCGCAGAAGGGGCCGTTCAACGAGCCGACGCTCATCACCAACTGGACGCAGTTCACCACCGTTTTCGGGGACTTCGTCGAGGGCACCTACCTCGCCTCCTCCATCTACGGTTTCTTCGCCAATGGTGGTGGCATCTGCTACGTCGTGCGCATCGGCGGCGCGGAGGAGGCGGAGCCGGGCGGAGAGCGCGCGGGCACGGCGAAGGAGGTCGCCTCGGGGCCTTCGGCCCAGCTCGGGCCGTATGTCGTCCGCACCCTTCCCGGTGCCACCGGGGAGATCACCGTCGAGGTGGCCGACCCCGAGGGCGACGACCCGCCGCAGGACGTCTTCGCGCTGGTGGTCAAGCGGGACGGAGTGGTCGTGGAGACCTACCCGGCCGTGACCACCAAGCGCAGCAAGGAGAACGTGGCCACGCAGGTCAGGGCCCGGTCCCAGCTGATCAGGCTGGAGGAGCCGGGGAAGGGCGCGGCGCCCGCGAGGCCCGAGTCGCAGGTGGTGACGCTCGCCGCCTCTCCCGGTGCCGGCCCGGGGGCCGGCGCGGCGGTGGTGCCGGACGCGCTGTCGGCGGACTCGTACGTGGGGGATCCCGACCAGCGGACCGGATTCGGCGGTCTGGAGGCGGTCGAGGAGATCACCATGGTGGCCGCGCCGGACCTGATGAGCGCCTACCAGCGGGGTGCGGTGGACCTCGAGACGGTGATCACGGTGCAGCGCGGGCTGATCACCCACTGCGAGGCGATGGGCGACCGGATCGCCATTCTCGACCCGCCGCCCGCCCTGAGCCCGCGGCAGATCAAGACCTGGCGCGAGGAGACGACCGGGTTCGACTCCCGGTACGCCACCCTCTACTACCCGTGGATCAAGGTGTTCGACCCGGCCGTGGGCCGGGACGCCTTCGTACCGCCGAGCGGACACATCGCGGGGGTGTGGGCGCGCAACGACGAGACGCGTGGGGTGCACAAGGCCCCGGCGAACGAGGTGGTACGGGGCGCCGTCGCGCTCCAGACGCAGATCACCAAGGGCGAGCACGACCTCCTCAACCCCATCGGGCTCAACTGCATCCGTGCCTTCCCCGGCCGCGGCATCCGGGTGTGGGGCGCGCGCACGCTCGCCGATGACGCGTCCTGGCGCTATCTCAATGTGCGGCGGCTGTTCAACTACCTGGAGGAGTCGATTCTGGCGGGCACCCAGTGGGTGGTCTTCGAGCCCAACGACGACGCCCTGTGGGCCCGTATCCGGCGCACCATCTCGGCGTTCCTGGTCAATGAGTGGCGCAAGGGCGCGCTCTTCGGGCTGACCCCGGACGAGGCCTTCTATGTGAAATGCGACCGCGAGACCAATCCGCCGGAGTCCATCGACGCCGGGCAGGTGATCTGTGAGGTCGGGGTGGCCCCGGTGAAGCCCGCGGAGTTCGTGGTGTTCCGGCTCGCCCAGCTCTCCGCGGGCACGGGAGCGGTTGACGAGTGA
- a CDS encoding DinB family protein, with protein sequence MTTPPRIRPPRTADERTQLLGWLDMQRAVIAWKCEGLSDADAHRSFLPTSPQMTLAGLVSHMRWVEHLWFEIVLLGRPAQGPRFDEDVEDADMRVEGVPLAQLLKDYARQCEVSNEIIAAHALDDTGRHPDFNATSTSLRWILFHMIEETARHAGHMDTIRELVDGAKGYY encoded by the coding sequence CCCAGCTGCTGGGCTGGCTCGATATGCAGCGTGCCGTCATCGCGTGGAAGTGCGAGGGCCTGTCCGACGCGGACGCCCACCGATCCTTCCTCCCCACCTCGCCCCAGATGACCCTGGCCGGACTCGTCTCCCATATGCGCTGGGTGGAGCACCTGTGGTTCGAGATCGTCCTCCTCGGCCGCCCGGCCCAGGGCCCCCGGTTCGACGAGGACGTCGAGGATGCCGATATGAGGGTCGAGGGCGTCCCGCTCGCCCAGCTCCTCAAGGACTACGCGCGGCAGTGCGAGGTGTCCAACGAGATCATCGCGGCCCACGCCCTGGACGACACCGGCCGCCACCCGGACTTCAACGCCACCTCCACCAGCCTGCGGTGGATCCTCTTCCACATGATCGAGGAAACCGCCCGCCACGCCGGCCATATGGACACCATTCGGGAACTCGTCGACGGGGCGAAGGGCTACTACTAA
- a CDS encoding DUF6760 family protein → MTYAADRIHEEVAYLAYHFHWPLDQILDLEHTDRLRYVDHIVRLNER, encoded by the coding sequence GTGACGTACGCGGCCGACCGGATCCATGAGGAGGTCGCGTACCTCGCCTACCACTTCCACTGGCCCCTCGACCAGATCCTCGACCTCGAGCACACCGACCGATTGCGGTACGTGGACCACATTGTCCGGCTGAACGAGCGGTGA
- a CDS encoding SDR family NAD(P)-dependent oxidoreductase, which yields MDAWAVNVVGAATAAAHVLPTMAERGSGTFIVTGGMPQPKPAYVSLSFGKAGVRTLVQLLDMEYGPSGVHVATVTVDGPVAPGTDFDPDE from the coding sequence TTGGACGCGTGGGCGGTCAACGTGGTGGGCGCGGCCACCGCCGCCGCGCATGTGCTGCCCACGATGGCGGAGCGGGGTAGCGGAACGTTCATCGTCACGGGCGGCATGCCCCAGCCCAAGCCCGCCTATGTGAGCCTGTCCTTCGGCAAGGCCGGGGTCCGCACCTTGGTGCAACTCCTCGACATGGAATACGGCCCCTCCGGCGTCCACGTGGCTACGGTCACCGTCGACGGCCCCGTAGCCCCCGGCACGGACTTCGACCCGGACGAGTAG
- a CDS encoding phage tail protein, protein MPLPELDSSVGHSFGLEFDSVLIRQITEVSGLKMEQDVIELKQNTADGKYAIKKLPGRPKAGEVTVTRGLTEDNSFEQWIKDSRFGKMTNARRNGSIIVYDYEGIPIKRYKLINAWPKSLEISTLKAGDTSVLTEKLAITYESVEVD, encoded by the coding sequence ATGCCGCTCCCCGAACTCGACAGCTCCGTGGGACATTCCTTCGGGCTGGAATTCGACAGCGTGCTCATCAGGCAGATCACCGAGGTCAGTGGTCTGAAGATGGAGCAGGACGTGATCGAGCTGAAGCAGAACACCGCCGACGGGAAGTACGCCATCAAGAAGCTGCCCGGCCGTCCCAAGGCCGGTGAGGTCACGGTCACCCGCGGTCTGACCGAGGACAACAGCTTCGAGCAGTGGATCAAGGATTCCCGGTTCGGGAAGATGACCAATGCCCGGCGCAACGGCTCCATCATCGTCTACGACTACGAGGGCATTCCGATCAAGCGGTACAAGCTCATCAACGCCTGGCCCAAGTCCCTGGAGATCAGCACGCTCAAGGCCGGTGACACCTCCGTGCTCACCGAGAAGCTGGCCATCACCTACGAGAGCGTGGAAGTCGACTGA
- a CDS encoding aminotransferase class IV, giving the protein MTYIEINGSPATADTLRLPALTSYGHFTAMQIRDARVRGLDLHLDRLRSATRELFDGDLDEERVRADVRHALHAADVRDVSLRVYVYWPQDDERATLMVTVRPPQTMPRGPKSVMSVPFVRELPHIKHLGGFGQNHYLTAAHRAGHDEALLTDGQGVVAEGAITNIAFWDGASVTWPDAPSLRGITMALLEPRLPSTRRQVTLADLSAYRSAFLTNSQGFAPVRRIDEVEYTVDEELMGRVGAAYDAVEWDAI; this is encoded by the coding sequence GTGACCTACATCGAGATCAACGGCTCGCCCGCCACCGCGGACACATTGCGGCTGCCCGCGCTCACCAGCTACGGGCACTTCACGGCGATGCAGATCAGAGACGCCCGGGTCCGCGGCCTCGACCTCCACCTCGACCGGCTGCGGTCGGCGACCCGGGAACTGTTCGACGGCGACCTCGACGAGGAGCGCGTACGAGCGGACGTCCGGCACGCCCTGCACGCCGCCGATGTCCGCGACGTCTCGCTCCGGGTGTACGTCTACTGGCCCCAGGACGACGAGCGGGCCACCCTGATGGTCACGGTGCGTCCCCCGCAGACGATGCCGAGGGGCCCGAAATCCGTGATGTCGGTCCCCTTCGTCCGCGAACTCCCCCACATCAAGCACCTGGGCGGCTTCGGCCAGAACCACTACCTCACGGCCGCGCACCGCGCCGGACACGACGAGGCTCTGCTGACGGATGGGCAGGGTGTGGTGGCCGAGGGCGCGATCACCAACATCGCCTTCTGGGACGGCGCATCCGTGACCTGGCCGGACGCCCCCTCCCTACGGGGCATCACGATGGCCCTCCTGGAACCCCGCCTCCCCTCGACCCGCCGCCAGGTAACCCTCGCGGACCTCTCCGCTTATCGCTCGGCGTTCCTCACCAACTCACAGGGGTTCGCACCAGTGCGGCGGATCGACGAGGTGGAGTACACGGTGGATGAGGAGCTGATGGGGCGAGTGGGCGCGGCGTACGACGCGGTGGAGTGGGACGCGATCTGA
- a CDS encoding phage tail protein, whose protein sequence is MKSASEKSGKSAASAKPGARERTAPQPTSAPAPSAASEQAAAPVPPSAAPGLSPRHLQRLQAAAGNTAVSRLVAQRYAAPVKPPPAQAPGFRKVQSDVAAKKRKLSQHHPATAESRSAQDAAVAPPDDKEAQGKAANAEKMNAAKPGEFDKAGFIAAVNEAIAAQAPKNLDEADKFADSGKADKIKGEVDGKVTDGKKASSKDIETTTKAAPDTSKAKEKQVTPMGPDQPPANPGAPSAADATPRQQPPEVTDFSEGPKKTDQQMADADVTEEQLAKSNEPEFTDALGEKKKAEKHSATAPAQARGAEKRQLATAKSQAAAAGTQAMSALTATRAGAGKQVDGGKGEAKSKDEKKREEVTAKLQKVFDATQKDVEGILDGLDGKVDKQFEEGEKKARDAFNTDQKRRMKEYKDKRYGGFWGPAKWAKDKIAGMPEEANQLFQESRKLYVRLMQGVISSIADTIGTELGRAKARIAKGRAELKAEVDKLPAELKKYGQDAAKDFAGKFDGLESEVNDKSKQLVQTLAQKYTQALNAVDEEIKKLQEANKGLVQKAVDAVVGVIKTINELKNLLMGILAKAAGAIMKIIKDPIGFLGNLVRAVGAGLQQFISNIGTHLQTGLVSWLLGTSAKAGIEIPSKFDLKGIIQLIASLLGLTWANIRARITRKGVPDQAMSAAEQSVPVAKALATEGPAGAAKEITAETGDLKSTILEELKSYLIPTVIIAGITWILSLLNPASAFVRAVKGIIDIVTFIVNQGAQIVEFVNAVLDAVIAIANGGAAGVPKTIETALAASIPLLIGLLASLLGIGGLANKIKQVFQKVSRPVNRAIDKIAAKIARAAKKFSNGFKGKPGSADRGNSADAGAKQSDKRAAIRDAEALLASRPTRSQAASKLPALSRNHRVPLRLVVESTDAQGQKVHVQAMATSSHVLPVRPREILLLKTPNLDRLEKLQPGTSQRYVDDFKNKYEGKQSIVKYVEGRAARKLGRVKEKPGIDAYNAESGMGVAKNNQTIEILNLKKKVERERIPDFFLSGQVVGDVKDVAVQSYDEQMRDNTRIAKGLRVRLRGSSAMLPAANRFDIVVRAPSDEHPEGTHVTGPLKEAIADSGGIIYEVL, encoded by the coding sequence ATGAAGTCTGCCTCGGAGAAGTCCGGGAAGTCTGCCGCGTCCGCGAAGCCGGGGGCGAGGGAGCGCACGGCACCGCAGCCGACCTCGGCCCCAGCCCCGTCGGCGGCCTCTGAGCAGGCGGCCGCGCCTGTCCCCCCGTCCGCCGCCCCCGGTCTGTCCCCCCGCCACCTCCAGCGCCTGCAGGCCGCGGCCGGGAACACGGCGGTCTCCCGTCTGGTCGCCCAGCGCTACGCGGCGCCGGTGAAGCCTCCACCGGCCCAGGCCCCCGGCTTCCGCAAGGTCCAGTCGGACGTCGCGGCGAAGAAGCGGAAGCTGTCCCAGCACCACCCCGCGACCGCGGAGTCCCGGTCCGCCCAGGACGCGGCGGTGGCCCCGCCGGACGACAAGGAGGCGCAGGGCAAGGCGGCCAACGCGGAGAAGATGAACGCCGCCAAGCCGGGGGAGTTCGACAAGGCGGGCTTCATCGCGGCGGTGAACGAGGCGATCGCGGCGCAGGCGCCCAAGAACCTCGACGAGGCAGACAAGTTCGCCGACTCCGGCAAGGCCGACAAGATCAAGGGCGAGGTCGACGGCAAGGTCACCGACGGCAAGAAGGCGTCCTCGAAGGACATCGAGACGACCACGAAGGCCGCCCCCGACACCTCGAAGGCCAAGGAGAAGCAGGTCACGCCCATGGGGCCGGACCAGCCTCCGGCCAACCCGGGCGCACCGAGCGCCGCCGACGCCACTCCGCGGCAGCAGCCGCCCGAGGTCACGGACTTCTCGGAAGGCCCGAAGAAGACCGATCAGCAGATGGCGGACGCGGACGTCACCGAGGAGCAGCTGGCCAAGAGCAACGAGCCGGAGTTCACGGACGCCCTGGGCGAGAAGAAGAAGGCGGAAAAGCACTCCGCGACGGCCCCGGCGCAGGCCCGGGGAGCGGAGAAGCGGCAACTGGCCACCGCGAAGTCACAGGCGGCCGCGGCCGGCACCCAGGCCATGTCCGCCCTGACCGCCACCCGCGCGGGCGCGGGCAAGCAGGTCGACGGCGGCAAGGGCGAGGCCAAATCGAAGGACGAGAAGAAGCGGGAGGAGGTCACCGCCAAGCTCCAGAAGGTCTTCGACGCCACGCAGAAGGACGTCGAGGGCATCCTCGACGGCCTCGACGGCAAGGTGGACAAACAGTTCGAGGAGGGCGAGAAGAAGGCCCGGGACGCCTTCAACACCGACCAGAAGCGCCGGATGAAGGAGTACAAGGACAAGCGCTACGGCGGCTTCTGGGGCCCGGCCAAATGGGCCAAAGACAAGATCGCGGGCATGCCGGAGGAGGCCAACCAGCTCTTCCAGGAGTCCCGCAAGCTCTACGTACGTCTGATGCAGGGCGTCATCTCGTCCATCGCCGACACGATCGGCACCGAACTGGGCAGGGCCAAGGCCCGTATCGCCAAGGGCCGCGCCGAACTGAAGGCGGAGGTCGACAAGCTCCCCGCCGAACTGAAGAAGTACGGCCAGGACGCGGCGAAGGACTTCGCCGGAAAGTTCGACGGCCTGGAGTCGGAGGTCAACGACAAATCGAAGCAACTGGTCCAGACCCTGGCCCAGAAATACACCCAGGCCCTCAATGCGGTGGACGAGGAGATCAAGAAACTCCAGGAGGCGAACAAGGGCCTGGTCCAGAAGGCCGTGGACGCCGTCGTCGGCGTCATCAAGACCATCAACGAGCTCAAGAACCTCCTGATGGGCATCCTGGCCAAGGCCGCCGGCGCCATCATGAAGATCATCAAGGACCCGATCGGCTTCCTGGGCAACCTGGTCCGCGCGGTGGGCGCGGGTCTCCAGCAGTTCATCTCCAACATCGGCACCCACCTCCAAACGGGCCTGGTCTCCTGGCTGTTGGGGACTTCGGCCAAGGCCGGAATCGAAATCCCATCAAAGTTCGACCTCAAAGGCATCATCCAGCTGATCGCCTCCTTGCTGGGCCTGACCTGGGCGAACATCCGCGCCCGCATCACCCGTAAGGGCGTCCCCGACCAGGCCATGAGCGCTGCCGAACAATCCGTCCCGGTGGCGAAGGCCCTCGCCACCGAGGGCCCGGCGGGCGCAGCCAAGGAAATCACCGCCGAAACCGGCGACCTGAAGTCCACCATCCTCGAAGAGCTCAAGTCCTACCTGATCCCCACGGTCATCATCGCGGGCATCACCTGGATCCTCTCCCTCCTCAACCCCGCCTCCGCCTTCGTCCGCGCGGTCAAGGGCATCATCGACATCGTCACGTTCATCGTGAACCAGGGCGCCCAGATCGTCGAATTCGTCAACGCGGTCCTGGACGCGGTCATAGCCATAGCCAACGGCGGCGCGGCCGGCGTCCCCAAGACGATCGAAACCGCCCTCGCCGCGAGCATCCCCCTCCTGATCGGCCTCCTGGCGTCGCTGCTCGGCATCGGCGGCCTGGCCAACAAGATCAAACAGGTCTTCCAAAAAGTCTCCCGCCCGGTCAACCGCGCCATCGACAAAATCGCCGCCAAAATCGCCCGGGCCGCCAAGAAATTCTCTAATGGCTTCAAGGGAAAGCCTGGATCCGCTGACAGGGGAAACTCGGCGGATGCTGGCGCGAAGCAGTCGGACAAGCGAGCCGCGATTCGAGATGCGGAAGCCCTTCTCGCGTCTCGGCCGACCCGAAGCCAGGCCGCATCAAAACTTCCAGCCCTATCGCGTAACCATCGGGTTCCGCTGCGACTGGTTGTAGAGTCCACCGATGCACAGGGCCAGAAGGTGCATGTTCAGGCGATGGCCACCTCCAGCCATGTGTTGCCGGTAAGGCCCCGAGAGATTCTGTTGTTGAAAACACCGAATCTGGACAGGTTGGAGAAGCTGCAGCCAGGAACGAGTCAGAGATATGTGGACGATTTCAAGAATAAGTACGAAGGGAAGCAGTCTATCGTCAAATACGTTGAGGGGCGAGCGGCGCGCAAACTTGGTCGCGTCAAGGAGAAGCCCGGTATAGACGCCTACAATGCGGAATCCGGAATGGGCGTCGCAAAGAATAACCAGACAATCGAAATATTGAACCTCAAAAAGAAGGTGGAGCGCGAAAGGATTCCCGACTTCTTCCTCAGCGGACAGGTCGTCGGGGATGTCAAGGATGTGGCGGTGCAGAGCTATGACGAGCAGATGAGGGACAACACTCGAATCGCAAAAGGCTTGCGTGTGCGACTCCGTGGCAGCAGTGCAATGCTGCCTGCTGCCAACCGATTTGACATCGTCGTACGCGCCCCTTCGGATGAACACCCCGAGGGCACGCATGTGACCGGGCCCCTCAAGGAGGCCATAGCTGATAGTGGTGGAATAATATACGAGGTGCTGTGA